Proteins encoded within one genomic window of Psilocybe cubensis strain MGC-MH-2018 chromosome 2, whole genome shotgun sequence:
- a CDS encoding Calcium-transporting ATPase 1 → MPPPKSSSGMGYERKKRNLTAIPITSPMAASSSSNYRYGNQHSASIPGRSPSPPASAYFPLLSGDNTTRLRPTPDADAHFAYSTTLRRHQSESAAALASPAVFAAAVNAEATSLWTRAVNTITGRQTNEYQVVENGRETPPASREQSKDTASGKFAHMSAEATISYFRSSGTDGLLHTDINTLREHHGYNEFSVSSPEPLLLKFAKTIYESPLILLLCASATISAIMGNIDDAVSITVAVLIVLTVGFVQERRSEKSLEALNKLVPHHCHVIREGEAIHVLANELVPGDLVKFATGDRIPADIRLVDAIDLEVDESSLTGETEARRKDTATCRFEHGAAPGEPVALAERTCIVYMGTLVRNGRGTGIVIATGAETEFGVIFSMMQDVEERRTPLQLNMDELAKKLSFMSFGVIGVICLIGVLQKRSWLEMFTIGVSLAVAAIPEGLPIVTTVTLALGVLRMAKRKAIVKKLHSVESLGSVSVICSDKTGTLTKNEQTVTEAYAVDETLFLDPSSSIPYTGTVSPAIKRALDIGALCNNASLIRNEDGVYVGQSTDVALLNVLQLFGVPDRRETFKRLAEKSFNSEQKYMAVSGIHEDGSPHLQVNGSPREMYYIKGSIEAIIDRCKFYYVSEESTPALDANTKNVIMTRANATAARGLRVIAMAFGYGSANPVNGLNGNGNTSSLGSTPHGSRAPSPGPNGAGDKAGEKTNLVFVGFQAMLDPPRKGVADSINLLQSGGVQVVMITGDAEPTALSIAQKLGLRVGRLGAGSGGAAGVSSAHCLTGKAIDQMTKAQLKERVGSVSVFARTTPKHKMAIVEAFQARGKIVAMTGDGVNDAPALKMADIGISMGKSGTDVAKEAADMILVDDNFSTILPAVEEGKSIFHNIQNFLSFQLSTAAAALTLISLSTMLGLDNPLNAMQILFINILMDGPPSQSLGVDPVDPAVMRRPPRKKNAPIITKRLLCRVLFSASIIVVGTLFVYVFALKDEDMSRREQTMTFTAFVFLDLVSAIQNRGLGCALFQNKMLITTVSISFLTQLALVYVGFMQKIFQTDALGMHDLGIILGLAGVSLVLHEGRRWYERRIDADDTYATVMEELA, encoded by the exons ATGCCGCCTCCAAAGAGCTCATCCGGGATGGGCTACGAACGAAAAAAGAGGAATCTCACCGCAATTCCAATTACCTCTCCAATGGCCGCCTCCAGCTCGTCAAATTACCGCTACGGAAATCAGCATTCGGCCAGCATACCAGGGCGCAGTCCTTCTCCTCCAGCATCCGCCTACTTTCCTCTACTCTCTGGAGACAACACCACACGTCTGCGGCCAACACCCGATGCCGACGCCCACTTTGCGTATAGTACAACTCTCAGGCGGCACCAGTCAGAGAGTGCAGCAGCCCTCGCTTCACCAGCCGTCTTCGCTGCAGCTGTCAACGCAGAAGCCACTAGTCTCTGGACGCGAGCTGTCAATACCATAACCGGTCGACAGACGAACGAGTATCAGGTGGTCGAGAATGGACGAGAGACGCCACCTGCCTCCCGTGAGCAAAGTAAAGACACCGCGTCTGGGAAGTTTGCGCATATGTCAGCGGAG GCCACTATCAGCTACTTTAGAAGCTCTGGGACAGACGGATTGCTACACACAGACATTAACACACTACGCGAACACCATGGCTATAACGAATTCTCTGTCTCATCGCCAGAACCACTACTTCTCAAATTTGCCAAAACGATTTACGAATCTCCTTTGATCCTTCTATTATGTGCCAGCGCAACTATCAGCGCTATTATGGGAAACATAGATGATGCAGTCAGTATCACGGTCGCAGTACTAATTGTTCTAACGG TTGGCTTTGTGCAAGAACGACGGTCCGAAAAGAGTCTGGAAGCTCTAAATAAACTGGTTCCTCACCACTGTCATGTTATCCG CGAGGGCGAAGCGATTCACGTACTTGCCAATGAACTCGTACCAGGTGATCTAGTCAAGTTCGCCACCGGCGATCGTATACCGGCCGATATCCGTCTTGTCGACGCAATTGACCTCGAAGTGGACGAAAGCAGTTTGACGGGAGAGACGGAAGCGCGCAGGAAGGATACAGCCACATGTCGATTTGAGCACGGTGCGGCTCCTGGGGAACCAGTCGCGCTGGCGGAGCGGACGTGCATCGTCTACATGGGCACGTTGGTCCGAAACG GGCGCGGTACCGGAATTGTCATTGCTACAGGCGCAGAAACGGAGTTCGGTGTCATTTTCTCGATGATGCAGGAT GTTGAGGAGCGTCGGACACCCCTCCAACTCAACATGGACGAACTCGCGAAAAAGCTTTCATTCATGTCCTTCGGCGTTATTGGCGTAATTTGTCTGATTGGTGTTCTACAAAAAAGATCGTGGTTGGAGATGTTTACGATCGGTGTTTCGCTTGCCGTAGCTGCCATCCCTGAAGGTTTGCCGATTGTCACTACCGTTACATTGGCGCTTGGAGTTTTGCGGATGGCCAAGCGGAAAGCCATCGTGAAGAAGTTGCATTCGGTCGAGTCTCTCGGATCTGTTTCTGTTATTTGTTCAGATAAAACAG GAACGTTGACTAAAAACGAGCAAACGGTGACGGAGGCTTATGCTGTTGACGAGACTCTGTTCTTGGACCCAAGCTCCTCGATACCCTACACAGGCACTGTATCACCAGCTATCAAACGGGCGCTAGATATTGGTGCTCTATGCAATAATGCATCTCTTATTCGCAATGAAGATGGAGTATATGTCGGGCAATCTACTGATGTTGCTTTGCTCAATGTCCTACAGCTGTTCGGCGTCCCTGACAGACGCGAG ACATTCAAACGCCTCGCAGAGAAATCCTTCAATTCTGAACAAAAATATATGGCTGTATCCGGTATCCACGAAGATGGTTCACCCCACCTGCAAGTGAACGGCTCTCCGAGGGAGATGTACTACATCAAAGGCTCAATAGAGGCTATCATCGACCGGTGCAAGTTCTACTATGTCAGCGAGGAATCGACGCCCGCACTCGACGCGAACACCAAGAATGTGATCATGACGCGAGCCAACGCGACCGCAGCGAGAGGCCTGCGGGTCATTGCGATGGCATTTGGGTACGGATCTGCGAACCCTGTAAATGGGCTGAACGGGAACGGCAATACGAGCTCGTTGGGTAGTACACCGCACGGCTCGCGCGCACCGTCGCCTGGGCCTAATGGGGCAGGGGATAAAGCTGGTGAGAAAACGAACTTGGTGTTTGTGGGATTCCAGGCCATGCTTGATCCACCGCGCAAGGGTGTCGCGGACTCGATCAATCTGCTGCAGTCTGGTGGTGTGCAAGTGGTCATGATCACGGGTGACGCTGAGCCCACTGCTCTCTCCATCGCTCAGAAACTCGGGCTGCGCGTCGGACGTCTGGGAGCGGGAAGCGGGGGTGCGGCGGGGGTGTCGTCTGCGCATTGTTTGACGGGCAAGGCGATTGATCAGATGACCAAGGCGCAGCTGAAGGAAAGGGTGGGGAGCGTCAGTGTGTTTGCGCGCACGACGCCGAAGCATAAGATGGCGATTGTGGAGGCGTTCCAGGCGAGAGGGAAGATTGTGGCTATGACGGGTGATGGAG TTAATGACGCACCGGCGCTCAAGATGGCGGATATTGGAATTTCTATGGGCAAGAGCGGCACGGACGTGGCGAAGGAAGCTGCTGATATGATTCTCGTCGACGATAATTTCAGCACGATATTGCCCGCCGTTGAGGAag GTAAATCGATATTCCacaacatccagaatttccTGTCGTTCCAGCTTAGcacggctgctgctgcgttGACACTCATTTCGCTGAGTACGATGCTGGGTCTGGACAACCCGCTAAATGCCATGCAAATCCTGTTTATCAACATCCTCATGGACG GCCCGCCTAGTCAGTCGCTCGGAGTAGACCCTGTAGATCCCGCTGTGATGCGCCGCCCACCACGCAAAAAGAACGCGCCGATCATCACGAAGAGGCTGCTCTGCAGAGTTCTCTTCTCGGCATCAATCATTGTCGTCGGGACACTGTTCGTGTACGTCTTTGCGCTCAAGGACGAGGATATGTCAAGACGGGAACAAACGATG ACATTCACCGCGTTCGTCTTCCTAGACCTCGTATCCGCGATCCAGAACCGCGGCCTCGGGTGCGCGCTGTTCCAGAACAAGATGCTGATTACGACGGTGTCGATTTCGTTCCTCACGCAGCTTGCGCTGGTGTATGTTGGGTTTATGCAGAAGATCTTTCAGACGGATGCGCTGGGGATGCATGATTTGGGGATTATTCTTGGGTTGGCGGGGGTGAGTTTGGTGTTGCATgaggggaggaggtggtaTGAGCGGAGGATTGATGCGGATGATACGTATGCGACTGTGATGGAGGAGTTGGCGTag
- a CDS encoding Rho guanine nucleotide exchange factor gef1: MEDTVASAGTTTPSNSHSIPHSPRSVRVHPSPSPLSSSSQLPPPTLPVRSPLRPPARSISNNSATPTLDSDAPLSPKTPPGTDEQDQTVTLPMTTHPMPSTPALRIQMRDREREREREKDRDRDRENAYPYLNELIDPLLATIDSFSVDLLPAKQEREREKDRNAVKEFAPREREREIEKELPERPETPLSIDLEAEDDSSHSHSQHPENDQDDALANPTNFTTSASAAAYMSSYMSSLASTSTSSPSTSTSTSISSSSRSSAPTSITSLSSVSEPQPQPRPQKHDTTATTTTKPPQAMSKRYHAMHELLSSERAYASDLALIREVHIPLALGQTPMLQNIPLSPPPASGSSFAPASTPNLTSASSTSASAFTSTTTTTSNPTSGSSSTRTLSTASDSSTASLGPAMAPEDVKVIFGNVEELALLSDAFADRLEVALGSVLDGGAEGDDTIGALFLECVPMWERPYKQYITRHPSALQHLQNLPQTPALTAYLAYTQRVASALTHAWDLASLLIKPVQRLLKYPLLLHTIIDETPDSHPDKENLKAAKERIEELARNVNEGRRRAEVVKDVLTSKGVKKPSAPVGVSAGVSLSKVKSLRHGGVTAATMRVGSSDALDGSRPGGTGGGSEAALVDALQGELKQIEVFAQQFARNVVDWGKMMSNMMLALRTWALSFAKVIGLALDPHAASDAAGQQQHSEAFDAFVAVIREKLMPLSADLEAAINERLLKDLAHLLGTMTQPLKLLASMGEQEPYHYHLLTMPLSAKNRPPAALLAASTNYLALRGQLAAELPTYLQLLHRGFSVLIRRLAELQTRFWRDVKEHWAELWDMLRVESELNVGWEETCAVWCARWADVDEVVKTLAITGPVPHLQPTPRTYFYTYQLPPSGAATPAAAAAVVASPLVAQQQQQQQPTELAEYFAYPNFYMPMVPAPATPKDRRESGSSGNSNSKLEKHNSKSSGHSGKGAHNSNGNNKDNAAAAATVQSMFAALEPAHSPVHHKKSTINSSSFASSPAPAPAPATASSSTANVASPSGGFVPSMVSSSLFGGGASMYSVSGPLPLGSVPVPRDKKEKERDSRGRGRGASDASSNKAGYGTSGRRPASQDRQYPHYPQSPPPPPPLPQQHMARSPPPQSPPIPARRRTQGHVALADEFAEYVAMHGGALPPPYEGAREYPYSPPSGSGGNGTASSRQGISRMKSMPVSLGGHGNGHVQVDEREERVYRQEPEWEEYDAYAPQHQQLRPQERGRDAREHEQQRDREFDGKRLTKSPKRRSKEQTHSRKRSGSVKSITAFFTSSNPNISSTAAAAASAAAAPQTTASSDPQPLTSAQRDSWASKPAKYFCQVIHPCKPPPSISYYSFPFFTLREGELYEVLQEAGHPSIHPKLPLYVDDGEDCLLLCRDGRGVVGWALASFLEPVDIVG, translated from the exons ATGGAGGACACGGTCGCTTCTGCAGGGACCACCACTCCTTCCAACTCGCACTCGATCCCTCACTCGCCTCGTTCTGTCCGCGTGCATCCGAGtccctctcctctctcttcttcttcacaactaccaccaccaactcTCCCAGTCCGTTCTCCCCTCCGTCCACCTGCCCGTTCCATTTCCAACAACTCCGCCACCCCCACACTAGACTCAGACGCCCCTCTGTCGCCCAAGACACCCCCAGGAACAGACGAGCAGGATCAGACAGTCACTCTCCCCATGACCACTCACCCCATGCCGTCCACACCGGCCCTGCGCATCCAGATGCGCGATagggagagagaaagagaacgagaaaagGACAGAGACAGGGACAGAGAGAACGCCTATCCGTACCTCAACGAACTCATCGACCCACTCCTAGCTACCATCGACAGCTTTAGTGTCGACCTCTTGCCTGCTAAACAAGAGAGAGAACGAGAAAAGGACCGGAATGCAGTCAAAGAGTTCGCTCcacgagaaagagaaagggagATTGAAAAAGAACTTCCTGAAAGACCAGAGACGCCACTTAGCATAGACCTCGAAGCAGAAGACGATTCTTCGCATTCACATTCCCAACACCCAGAAAATGACCAGGACGACGCTTTAGCAAACCCTACCAATTTCAcaacctccgcctccgctgCTGCCTACATGTCCAGCTACATGTCCTCTTTAGcgtccacatccacctcctCGCCATCtacctcaacatcaacatcgatatcctcctcctcccggTCCTCAGCGCCCACATCCATCACATCCTTATCCTCCGTGTCCGAGCCTCAGCCCCAACCTCGGCCGCAAAAACATGATACTACCGCTACCACCACTACAAAACCACCACAAGCCATGTCGAAACGATACCATGCAATGCACGAGCTGCTCTCCTCCGAGCGCGCGTATGCGTCCGATCTAGCTCTCATTAGGGAGGTACACATCCCATTGGCGTTAG GCCAGACGCCAATGCTGCAAAACATACCTCTATCCCCGCCGCCCGCCTCCGGGTCTTCCTTCGCGCCGGCGTCCACTCCCAACTTGACATCCGCGTCGTcaacatcagcatcagcattCACGTCAACAACTACGACGACATCTAACCCGACCTCGGGCTCCTCGTCCACCCGCACGCTCTCCACGGCCTCTGACTCGTCGACTGCGTCGCTGGGACCGGCGATGGCGCCTGAGGATGTCAAGGTTATCTTTGGCAATGTTGAAGAGCTGGCGCTGCTGAGCGATGCGTTTGCGGATCGGCTCGAGGTTGCGCTGGGTAGCGTGTTGGACGGAGGAGCCGAAGGGGACGATACTATCGGTGCACTGTTCCTGGAATGC GTCCCGATGTGGGAGCGGCCGTACAAGCAATATATTACGCGGCATCCAAGCGCGCTGCAGCACCTGCAGAATCTACCACAGACACCCGCGCTGACGGCGTATCTTGCGTACACGCAGCGCGTCGCGTCCGCGCTTACGCACGCGTGGGATCTCGCGTCGCTGCTCATCAAGCCCGTGCAGCGGCTGCTCAAGTACCCGCTGCTCCTGCACACGATCATCGACGAGACGCCGGATTCGCATCCGGACAAGGAGAACCTCAAGGCTGCGAAAGAGCGTATTGAGGAGCTGGCAAGGAATGTGAATGAGGGGAGAAGGCGCGCGGAGGTGGTGAAGGATGTGTTGACGAGTAAAGGGGTAAAGAAGCCTAGTGCGCCCGTGGGTGTGAGTGCGGGTGTGAGTCTGAGTAAAGTGAAGAGTCTGCGGCACGGCGGGGTGACGGCGGCGACGATGCGCGTGGGCAGCAGCGACGCGCTGGACGGCAGCCGGCCCGGAGGTACAGGTGGGGGCAGCGAAGCGGCGCTGGTGGACGCGCTGCAGGGCGAGCTGAAGCAGATCGAGGTGTTTGCGCAGCAGTTTGCGAGGAATGTGGTGGATTGGGGTAAGATGATGTCCAATATGATGCTCGCGCTGCGCACGTGGGCGTTGTCCTTTGCCAAAGTTATTGGGCTTGCGCTTGACCCTCATGCGGCGTCTGATGCGGCgggccagcagcagcactcGGAGGCATTCGACGCGTTCGTCGCGGTCATCCGCGAGAAACTTATGCCTCTTTCTGCGGACCTCGAAGCAGCGATCAACGAACGGCTGCTCAAGGACCTCGCGCACCTCCTCGGGACGATGACGCAGCCGCTCAAGCTTCTCGCGTCGATGGGCGAGCAGGAGCCGtaccactaccacctccTCACGATGCCCCTCTCCGCCAAGAACCGACCCCCCGCCGCGCTCCTCGCCGCATCGACCAACTACCTCGCGCTGCGCGGCCAGCTCGCCGCGGAACTGCCGACGTACCTGCAGCTGCTGCACCGCGGGTTCAGCGTGCTCATCCGGCGGCTCGCCGAGTTGCAGACGCGGTTCTGGCGCGATGTGAAGGAGCACTGGGCGGAGCTGTGGGATATGCTCCGCGTGGAGAGTGAGTTGAATGTAGGGTGGGAGGAGACGTGTGCGGTGTGGTGTGCGCGCTGGGCGGATGTGGATGAGGTCGTCAAGACGCTCGCGATCACGGGCCCTGTGCCGCATTTGCAGCCTACGCCGCGGACGTACTTTTATACGTACCAGCTTCCGCCTTCGGGGGCTGCcacgcctgctgctgctgctgcggttGTGGCGAGCCCGCTGGTCgctcagcagcaacagcagcagcagccaacGGAGCTCGCGGAGTATTTTGCGTATCCTAATTTTTATATGCCGATGGTACCTGCGCCTGCGACGCCCAAGGACCGACGCGAGAGTGGGAGCAGTGGGAATAGTAACAGTAAGCTGGAGAAACACAACTCGAAATCTAGCGGGCACAGCGGCAAGGGTGCGCATAACAGCAATGGCAACAACAAGGATaacgccgccgccgctgcgaCAGTACAATCCATGTTCGCCGCGCTCGAACCGGCACATTCGCCTGTTCACCACAAAAAATCGACGATCAACAGTTCCTCATTCGCATCCTcgccagcaccagcacccgcGCCCGCGACCGCATCGAGCTCGACGGCCAACGTCGCCTCGCCGTCGGGTGGCTTCGTGCCGTCGATGGTCAGCAGCTCCTTGTTTGGCGGCGGAGCGTCGATGTACAGCGTCTCGGGCCCGTTGCCCTTAGGCTCTGTGCCTGTCCCGCGTGataaaaaggagaaagagcgAGATAGCAGAGGCCGCGGCCGCGGCGCGAGTGATGCCAGCTCCAACAAGGCGGGATACGGTACGAGCGGGCGACGACCCGCCTCGCAGGACCGCCAGTACCCTCATTACCCGCAatctccaccacctccgccgCCGTTGCCCCAGCAGCACATGGCACGTTCGCCGCCGCCCCAGTCGCCGCCGATCCCTGCGCGGAGGCGTACCCAAGGCCATGTAGCCCTCGCGGATGAGTTTGCGGAGTATGTTGCCATGCATGGCGGggcgctgccgccgccgtaTGAGGGTGCGCGGGAGTACCCGTATTCGCCCCCGTCTGGGAGTGGTGGTAATGGCACCGCGAGTTCTAGGCAGGGTATTTCGCGGATGAAGTCTATGCCTGTGAGCTTGGGCGGGCACGGAAACGGACATGTGCAGGTTGATGAGCGCGAGGAAAGGGTGTATCGCCAGGAGCCTGAGTGGGAGGAGTATGACGCTTATGCGCCACAGCATCAGCAACTGCGGCCCCAGGAGCGCGGGCGAGATGCCAGGGAGCACGAGCAGCAGAGGGACCGCGAGTTCGATGGAAAGCGGCTGACGAAAAGTCCAAAGAGGCGGTCGAAGGAGCAGACGCACTCGCGGAAGCGCTCAGGGTCCGTCAAGTCCATCACGGCTTTCTTCACTTCGTCCAACCCCAACATCTCCTCCACCGCTGCCGCCGCTGcctctgctgctgccgcgCCCCAAACCACTGCCTCGTCGGACCCACAACCGCTCACCTCGGCACAGCGCGACTCGTGGGCATCCAAACCCGCGAAATACTTCTGTCAAGTGATCCATCCATGCAAACCGCCGCCGTCGATATCGTACTACTCCTTCCCGTTCTTCACGCTGCGCGAGGGCGAGCTGTATGAGGTGCTCCAGGAGGCCGGGCACCCGAGCATCCACCCAAAGTTGCCGCTGTATGTTGACGATGGCGAGGATTGCTTGTTGCTGTGTCGGGACGGGCGGGGTGTGGTTGGATGGGCGCTGGCGAGCTTTTTGGAGCCGGTTGATATTGTCGGGTGA
- a CDS encoding D/L-glyceraldehyde reductase produces the protein MSFGKTITLSDGSKIPQIGLGTWLSKPHEVEKAVEIAVRNGYRHLDLAMVYRNQDEVGAALKKVIPSVVKREELFITSKLWNSAHQPQEVEKELNETLTQLGLEYLDLYLVHWPVAFASGRGLFPPHPTKEGQVELDTETSLVDTWKAMIKIPKSKVRSLGVSNFTIEHLEAIINATGVVPIVNQIEAHPLLPQDDLVEYCKEKNIHITAYSPLGNNVLGKPKLTDHDVIIETASKLNATPAQVLIAWGAARGYSVIPKSVQEHRILSNFQQIELSPEDYAKVSSIVEGNRTRFNIPYTTCDPVWDINLYEEEDEKPATHRVKIQ, from the exons ATGTCGTTTGGAAAGACGATCACCCTCTCTGACGGTTCGAAGATTCCTCAGATCGGACTAGGGACATGGTTGTCCAAACCTCATGAAGTCGAGAAAGCG GTTGAGATTGCCGTAAGAAATGGGTACCGACACCTTGATCTCGCGATGGTGTATCGCAATCAAGACGAAGTTGGTGCTGCGCTCAAGAAAGTCATCCCCTCTGTCGTCAAGCGCGAAGAGCTTTTCATTACATCGAAGCTCTGGAACTCTGCACATCAGCCGCAAGAGGTCGAGAAGGAGCTCAACGAGACACTCACCCAGCTCGGACTCGAGTATTTGGACCTATATC TTGTTCATTGGCCAGTTGCATTTGCCTCTGGAAGAGGACTCTTCCCTCCTCACCCCACGAAGGAAGGACAAGTCGAATTGGATACTGAAACAAGTTTGGTCGATACATGGAAAGCGATGATTAAAATCCCCAAGTCGAAA GTCAGATCTTTGGGAGTGTCGAATTTCACTATTGAACATTTGGAAGCGATTATCAATGCGACAGGCGTTGTTCCA ATCGTGAACCAAATCGAAGCAcaccctctccttcctcaAGACGACTTGGTTGAATattgcaaagaaaagaacatCCACATCACCGCGTACAGTCCTCTTGGAAACAACG TGCTCGGAAAACCAAAGTTGACAGACCATGATGTCATTATAGAGACAGCCTCGAAGTTGAATGCCACGCCAGCACAAGTATTGATAGCATGGGGGGCAGCGCGGGGATATTCGGTCATCCCAAAGAGCGTACAGGAACACCGCATCTTGTCCAACTTCCAGCAGATCGAGCTAAGTCCAGAAGACTATGCAAAGGTCTCCAGTATCGTCGAGGGCAATCGCACTAG ATTTAACATCCCCTATACTACGTGTGATCCTGTTTGGGATATTAACTTgtacgaagaagaggacgagaaACCGGCCACTCACCGAGTTAAAATTCAATGA
- a CDS encoding rRNA-processing protein EFG1 has translation MPPTRTSNKNAEASSSSSKPDAKSKRQYQRRTQEHDSNAVPGVQKVKAALRQARRLLAKDKLAADVRVETERRIKALEAELNQAEAAKKERAFAVRYHKIKFFERQKVTRKLRQTKKGLEAASNDAEKKKLSSELQDLRVDLNYILHYPKMKKYISLFPPEVRKGEAVSAASEAEKKKTDKERAEVRKWIREQMEQGDLPGEPEIELGSQHGKSRAQKWPQEKNAASAPSMSKEEVEERDEFFDDDDEDSS, from the exons ATGCCTCCCACGCGTACATCGAACAAAAATGCGGAagcttcatcttcttcctccaaacCAGACGCAAAATCAAAACGACAATACCAGCGAAGGACACAGGAACACGATTCGAACGCCGTGCCAGGCGTCCAGAAAGTTAAAGCTGCGCTGCGACAGGCCAGAAGACTTCTTGCCAAG GACAAGCTAGCAGCAGATGTTCGAGTCGAGACGGAAAGACGGATAAAAGCCTTGGAAGCAGAGCTAAATCAAGCAGAGGCGgcgaagaaggaaagagcaTTCGCAGTGCGATATCATAAGATAAAATTCTTTG AGCGCCAAAAGGTAACACGGAAACtcagacaaaccaaaaaaggaCTGGAAGCTGCTAGCAATGACGCCGAAAAGAAGAAGCTATCATCGGAACTACAGGACTTGCGCGTCGATCTGAACTATATCCTA CATTATCccaaaatgaagaaatacaTATCATTATTCCCTCCTGAAGTCAGAAAAGGCGAAGCTGTATCCGCTGCCAGCGAAgccgaaaagaaaaagacagaCAAGGAGCGTGCTGAAGTGCGAAAATGGATACGAGAACAAATGGAGCAAGGTGATTTACCCGGGGAGCCAGAAATCGAGCTAGGTTCACAGCATGGCAAGTCTCGTGCACAAAAGTGGCCGCAGGAAAAGAATGCTGCGAGTGCTCCATCGATGTCGAAAGAAGAGGTGGAAGAGCGGGATGAGTTctttgatgacgatgatgaagattcaAGTTGA